The Methanomassiliicoccales archaeon genome has a window encoding:
- a CDS encoding sulfide-dependent adenosine diphosphate thiazole synthase, with protein MKHERGRHMAIDEVVITRKIVERFSQEFVKSLDVDVIIAGAGPAALTAARYLAKGGKKVVIFERRLSPGGGMWGGGMLFPVIVVQEESKMLLEEIGVRLRDEGGGYYTADSVESSAKLIASALDAGARLFNGITVEDVMIRDSRITGVVINWSAIDIAGLHVDPVSVKSKYVIDATGHAAEVCRIVQEKAGRLRTPSGRIEGEKSMWAEVGEKMTVENTVEVFPNLYVAGMACNAVMGAPRMGPIFGGMLLSGKKVAELILSRKD; from the coding sequence ATGAAACATGAAAGGGGTCGTCATATGGCCATTGATGAAGTCGTAATCACTCGGAAAATCGTCGAGCGTTTTTCGCAAGAATTCGTAAAGAGCTTGGATGTCGATGTTATAATCGCCGGAGCTGGCCCTGCCGCCCTTACGGCTGCAAGGTACCTTGCCAAGGGAGGGAAGAAGGTTGTGATCTTTGAGAGGCGCCTTTCTCCAGGCGGAGGGATGTGGGGCGGAGGCATGCTGTTTCCAGTCATCGTTGTCCAAGAAGAATCGAAGATGCTCCTCGAGGAAATTGGCGTCAGACTCAGAGATGAGGGCGGGGGATACTATACAGCAGATTCCGTCGAGTCTTCAGCAAAACTGATCGCGTCAGCGCTCGATGCGGGGGCGAGGCTGTTCAACGGCATCACTGTTGAAGACGTCATGATCAGAGATTCCAGAATTACAGGAGTGGTCATTAACTGGAGCGCCATAGATATCGCAGGCTTGCACGTCGATCCCGTCAGCGTGAAGTCAAAATACGTAATCGATGCAACTGGTCACGCTGCGGAGGTATGCAGAATCGTGCAGGAAAAGGCCGGTAGGTTGAGAACCCCGTCAGGAAGAATTGAAGGAGAGAAGAGCATGTGGGCAGAAGTGGGGGAAAAAATGACCGTGGAAAACACCGTAGAGGTGTTTCCGAATCTCTACGTCGCTGGCATGGCCTGCAATGCTGTGATGGGTGCCCCAAGGATGGGGCCGATATTTGGAGGCATGCTTCTCTCGGGCAAGAAAGTGGCTGAACTCATCCTTTCAAGAAAAGATTGA
- a CDS encoding helix-turn-helix domain-containing protein encodes MKIPCELIVWYVLPSIRRELARELVEKHGMTQADVARRFGVTDAAISQYLKSKRGTNREIESSERYEEFKKEIERAAMRMINGSDIVTETCRICEMVKKSGMLVSIYESYTGVKAPKCVCPQME; translated from the coding sequence ATGAAGATCCCCTGTGAACTGATAGTCTGGTATGTTCTACCCTCGATCCGGAGGGAACTGGCTAGAGAACTTGTCGAGAAGCACGGAATGACTCAAGCTGATGTCGCAAGAAGATTTGGAGTGACGGACGCGGCTATTTCGCAGTATCTTAAATCCAAGCGCGGAACTAACAGAGAAATCGAATCAAGCGAACGGTATGAAGAATTTAAAAAGGAAATTGAGCGAGCCGCGATGAGGATGATCAATGGATCTGACATTGTGACGGAGACCTGCAGGATATGTGAAATGGTGAAAAAGAGTGGAATGCTGGTCTCCATTTATGAGAGCTACACTGGGGTTAAGGCACCGAAATGCGTGTGTCCTCAGATGGAATGA
- a CDS encoding DNA glycosylase: MTVRPINLDYTLGCGQVFRWKKLGRSWIGVIGSEIVRLEQVGDTYTANGNVTEGELDKYFRHDDRIETIYADIAKDNYISKLVSDYSGLRLIRQDPWECSASFILATYANIPRIEKMIENLCRTCGRRIAEGYYTFPTPEEIIRNDGYVRMCGLGFRYQRLLAFAERVISNELNFDELREIEYEECVRKLMRFEGIGNKVADCIALFSLDHLEAFPIDVRIARAVKKNYGIEGSYRKVSKFCRKYFGEYAGYAQEFIYISEARSRGEGIIPSEDTRISVP; the protein is encoded by the coding sequence ATGACTGTTCGACCAATCAATTTAGATTATACTTTAGGCTGCGGGCAAGTTTTTCGATGGAAGAAATTGGGTAGGAGTTGGATCGGCGTTATCGGCTCTGAGATCGTGAGACTAGAGCAAGTAGGTGATACATACACAGCAAACGGTAATGTAACGGAGGGGGAGCTAGACAAATATTTCAGGCATGATGATAGGATCGAGACGATCTACGCGGATATCGCAAAGGACAATTACATATCAAAACTTGTATCAGATTATAGCGGGTTGCGCCTCATAAGACAGGATCCGTGGGAATGCTCAGCATCGTTCATACTTGCCACTTACGCAAACATCCCGCGAATTGAGAAAATGATTGAGAATCTATGCAGGACGTGCGGTAGGAGAATCGCAGAAGGTTACTACACCTTTCCTACACCCGAAGAGATCATAAGAAATGATGGTTACGTCAGAATGTGTGGTTTAGGATTCCGCTACCAGCGCTTACTAGCCTTCGCCGAGCGCGTAATTTCCAATGAATTAAATTTCGACGAGCTACGGGAGATCGAATATGAAGAGTGTGTCCGAAAATTGATGAGATTTGAGGGCATCGGCAATAAGGTCGCCGATTGCATAGCGCTTTTTTCGCTTGACCATTTGGAAGCATTTCCCATCGATGTGAGAATCGCGCGTGCGGTGAAGAAGAACTATGGCATCGAAGGGAGTTATAGGAAAGTTAGCAAATTCTGTAGAAAGTATTTCGGGGAGTATGCTGGTTACGCACAGGAGTTCATTTACATTTCAGAGGCAAGAAGCAGGGGCGAGGGCATCATTCCATCTGAGGACACACGCATTTCGGTGCCTTAA
- a CDS encoding class I SAM-dependent methyltransferase, which produces MKKKKRGEISSGKSVTNDNTRFGLADEYEPIAKYYDIWAEDLKEDIDFYIQLAETAGSPILVCMCGTGRILIPLAEKGYEVTGIDKSSAMLDRCSAKIELLREEVQGRIDILQADICDFNVPERFNFAIIPHNSFMHILETEDQEKALKNIWKHLTADGLLAISLANPKFERNNGIVHHTGTKTIPGGEIISRFESREYDASSQRLTIHLFYDISRQDRNLRRVTSAYTMRCMSYRETMELLRRCMFDVVEVYGDYAFSPFKKDCEIMVFLARKI; this is translated from the coding sequence ATGAAAAAGAAAAAGAGAGGAGAGATTTCCTCAGGAAAATCGGTTACAAACGATAACACCAGATTTGGATTGGCAGATGAATACGAGCCCATAGCGAAATACTACGATATCTGGGCTGAAGATCTGAAGGAAGATATCGATTTTTACATCCAATTGGCAGAAACAGCAGGCTCCCCGATACTGGTATGCATGTGTGGAACAGGCCGAATCCTCATTCCGCTTGCGGAAAAAGGCTATGAAGTCACTGGCATCGATAAGAGTTCTGCTATGCTTGACCGTTGCAGCGCAAAAATCGAGCTCCTTCGTGAAGAGGTTCAGGGTAGAATCGACATTTTGCAAGCCGACATTTGCGATTTCAATGTCCCCGAACGATTCAATTTTGCCATTATACCGCACAACTCGTTCATGCATATTCTCGAAACTGAAGACCAGGAAAAAGCTCTGAAAAATATCTGGAAACATCTAACGGCAGATGGACTTTTAGCGATTTCTCTCGCGAATCCTAAATTTGAAAGAAATAACGGTATTGTACATCATACCGGAACAAAGACGATCCCTGGTGGCGAAATAATTTCTCGATTTGAATCAAGAGAATACGATGCTTCTAGTCAGAGGCTCACGATTCATCTGTTCTATGACATTTCGAGGCAAGACAGAAACCTGAGACGTGTAACATCAGCATATACAATGCGATGCATGTCCTACAGAGAAACTATGGAGCTCCTGAGACGATGCATGTTTGATGTTGTTGAGGTGTACGGAGACTACGCGTTCTCACCGTTTAAGAAGGATTGCGAAATTATGGTATTTCTCGCAAGGAAGATCTAA
- a CDS encoding adenosine-specific kinase: MRIETVLIEKPHDANVIVGQSHFIKTTEDLYEALVTSCPQIKFGVAFCEASQDRLVRVDGNDEELRKCASENAMKIGAGHSFIIVMRNAYPINVMKSIKDVQEVCSIFCATANDVEVVVAESDRGRGILGVIDGKPPVGVEDDEKEKERRDFLRKIGYKR, from the coding sequence ATGCGAATCGAGACCGTTCTTATCGAAAAACCTCACGATGCAAATGTCATCGTCGGGCAGTCGCATTTCATAAAGACAACCGAAGATTTGTACGAGGCGCTCGTGACTTCATGCCCGCAGATCAAATTCGGAGTTGCATTTTGCGAGGCTTCACAGGATCGGCTGGTGCGGGTGGATGGAAACGATGAGGAACTAAGGAAATGCGCCAGTGAAAACGCCATGAAGATAGGCGCGGGCCACTCATTCATTATCGTGATGCGCAATGCCTATCCGATCAATGTGATGAAGAGCATTAAAGACGTCCAGGAGGTGTGCTCGATTTTTTGCGCAACCGCCAACGATGTTGAGGTTGTCGTAGCAGAATCTGATAGAGGCCGGGGGATACTCGGGGTGATCGATGGAAAGCCTCCCGTAGGAGTCGAGGACGATGAAAAAGAAAAAGAGAGGAGAGATTTCCTCAGGAAAATCGGTTACAAACGATAA
- a CDS encoding TIM barrel protein: MYYFGPAGYPEGSKGPIDALGKIHDLGLNALEVQFVRQVMISEEKAKLIGEKAKELGILLSVHAPYYVNFNSANEETVKKSVEWVLKSARAAVAMGAWIVVIHAGTYASKTPEEATNAVIRGIMKCRKELGRSGEGVVLGLETMGRKGYWGTLDEISDVVKKVPGTCPVLDFAHLHARSNGGLKSQEDFEKIIEFSERIYPRHLHIHFSSVEFTDAGERRHLPLEAKSPNFELLADSLKKRSYDITIISETPLLDQDAVKMKNILLKSG, translated from the coding sequence GTGTATTATTTTGGGCCCGCCGGTTATCCTGAGGGAAGCAAAGGGCCAATCGACGCCCTAGGAAAAATACACGATCTTGGCTTGAATGCCCTTGAAGTCCAATTCGTAAGGCAGGTTATGATATCTGAGGAAAAGGCGAAGTTGATCGGCGAGAAAGCTAAGGAGTTGGGAATTCTGTTAAGCGTGCACGCTCCCTACTATGTGAATTTCAACTCTGCAAATGAAGAAACCGTTAAAAAGAGCGTAGAATGGGTTTTAAAATCAGCAAGGGCAGCGGTGGCAATGGGTGCATGGATAGTCGTCATCCACGCGGGTACTTACGCCTCGAAAACACCCGAGGAGGCGACCAACGCGGTGATAAGAGGGATCATGAAGTGCCGGAAAGAGCTCGGCAGAAGTGGAGAGGGGGTAGTTCTGGGACTGGAGACGATGGGAAGAAAAGGATACTGGGGCACGCTCGATGAGATTTCAGATGTTGTGAAAAAGGTCCCCGGTACTTGCCCCGTGCTCGATTTCGCACACCTCCATGCGAGGAGCAACGGTGGGCTTAAGTCACAAGAGGATTTTGAAAAAATCATCGAATTTTCAGAAAGAATTTATCCAAGACACCTTCACATACATTTTAGCTCCGTCGAATTCACTGATGCTGGAGAGAGAAGGCATTTACCTTTGGAAGCAAAATCCCCGAATTTTGAGCTGCTTGCAGACAGTCTTAAAAAAAGGTCTTATGATATCACGATCATAAGCGAAACCCCATTGCTCGATCAGGACGCTGTCAAAATGAAGAATATTCTGCTTAAATCGGGATAG
- a CDS encoding zinc ribbon domain-containing protein, translated as MKPDRSEGEEQIEFDCPECGTHIVGEVTKCPKCGVEFVIEEVLEVECPNCGAVVSADLETCPKCNARLQSTEEASVLEGEGAEAPLMAAKERENELRRQFPALVEEVKSLLSIASEFNIDASVAKIFIDKAVRAGKQRNIESAVAFVRESLEKAREAIEERILTDIERLERLAEITQKTGSDPKEIFQSLESIRVKKAQDDLRGALMEIRIGMDTARRITGRYVEASELCESLEKLIRDSEHLYIDVREARRLLNEAKDAGKHGDWTMMGVLAKKGRETILKLLPDTLKDELKKCKEVLLEAKAEGKEVTSLIKILKEAAVAFKKRNLEEALERLIEFKAELKRIS; from the coding sequence GTGAAGCCAGACCGCTCCGAAGGGGAAGAACAGATAGAATTCGATTGTCCTGAATGTGGCACGCATATTGTTGGTGAGGTGACAAAGTGCCCGAAATGTGGTGTCGAATTCGTGATCGAGGAAGTTTTGGAGGTTGAATGTCCCAATTGTGGGGCGGTCGTTTCGGCAGATCTGGAAACATGCCCAAAGTGCAATGCGAGACTTCAATCTACGGAAGAGGCTAGTGTTTTGGAGGGTGAAGGTGCCGAAGCGCCCTTGATGGCTGCGAAAGAACGTGAGAACGAGCTGCGTAGGCAATTTCCTGCGCTCGTTGAGGAGGTCAAGTCGCTTCTTTCAATAGCAAGCGAATTTAACATAGATGCGAGCGTTGCAAAGATCTTTATTGACAAGGCTGTGAGGGCTGGAAAGCAGAGGAACATAGAATCTGCAGTGGCATTCGTGCGGGAGAGCCTCGAAAAGGCAAGAGAGGCCATTGAGGAAAGAATTCTAACTGATATAGAGCGGCTTGAGAGACTCGCAGAAATTACACAGAAAACGGGCTCTGATCCCAAAGAAATTTTCCAGTCGCTGGAGAGCATCAGGGTGAAAAAAGCTCAGGATGATCTAAGGGGAGCTCTTATGGAGATCAGAATCGGCATGGATACGGCTCGCAGGATCACAGGACGTTACGTCGAAGCTAGTGAGTTATGCGAAAGTCTTGAGAAGTTGATTAGGGACTCAGAACACCTTTACATCGATGTCAGAGAAGCGAGGAGGCTTCTCAATGAAGCAAAGGACGCTGGAAAGCACGGTGACTGGACAATGATGGGCGTTCTCGCAAAGAAGGGAAGAGAAACCATACTGAAACTTCTGCCCGACACGCTCAAAGATGAATTGAAGAAGTGCAAGGAAGTGCTTTTAGAAGCGAAGGCAGAAGGGAAGGAGGTAACTTCTCTCATAAAGATTCTGAAGGAAGCAGCTGTTGCTTTTAAGAAAAGGAATCTGGAGGAAGCCCTTGAAAGGCTCATCGAATTTAAGGCGGAGCTGAAGAGAATCTCCTGA